In the genome of Croceimicrobium hydrocarbonivorans, one region contains:
- a CDS encoding acetolactate decarboxylase, translating to MELMPIQLFQLISKSTLLLLILFQLGACQNSNSSSESKEKAIEKEEDSSIAPALDITAAMRKVMWKGELEAKIRFDSLNLDDYYGLGPLEGLAGELMIWNGKVWVSRFISADSMQVSEDPRSGAPFFVGSRIKNWQKIELPTYIKDIHSLEKFLDEQAYYSGQPYAFRLEGRLSYADIHLQNLKPGSKVSSPEEAHAGQTNYQLENINADILGFYSQEHQGVFTHHDSHLHMHLLSKDQQWMGHLDSANFNQIILFIPES from the coding sequence ATGGAATTAATGCCAATCCAACTTTTTCAGCTTATTTCTAAGTCAACTTTACTACTCTTAATACTCTTTCAATTGGGAGCTTGTCAAAATTCGAATAGCAGCTCGGAATCAAAGGAAAAGGCCATTGAAAAAGAAGAAGATTCATCCATTGCACCAGCATTAGACATTACAGCGGCCATGCGTAAAGTAATGTGGAAGGGAGAGCTGGAGGCCAAAATTCGTTTTGATAGCCTTAATCTGGATGACTATTATGGCCTGGGCCCCCTGGAAGGATTAGCCGGAGAATTAATGATTTGGAACGGCAAAGTTTGGGTATCTCGCTTTATTAGTGCCGATAGCATGCAGGTATCTGAAGACCCTCGATCCGGTGCTCCTTTCTTTGTAGGCTCTCGTATCAAAAACTGGCAAAAAATTGAGCTGCCAACCTATATAAAGGATATCCATTCTCTGGAGAAATTCCTGGATGAGCAAGCTTATTATTCTGGTCAGCCCTATGCCTTTCGCTTAGAAGGCCGACTTTCTTACGCTGATATTCACCTACAAAATCTCAAGCCGGGCTCCAAGGTATCTTCACCCGAAGAAGCTCATGCTGGGCAGACTAATTATCAACTTGAGAATATCAATGCAGATATCCTGGGCTTCTATTCCCAAGAGCATCAAGGGGTATTCACCCATCATGATTCGCATTTGCATATGCACCTTTTATCCAAGGACCAACAGTGGATGGGGCATTTGGACTCCGCTAATTTTAATCAGATTATTTTATTCATCCCAGAGAGCTAA
- a CDS encoding SRPBCC domain-containing protein: MKESVELRMIFPVGVEELFDSWLDGPRHTAMTGSPATASDEPGFEFRAWEDYIRGRNLEIVPYRKIVQSWRTTDFYPEDEDSRVELYFKSVEGGTELHLLHTHIPEGQTQYLQGWQEFYFKPMQAYFSERKK; encoded by the coding sequence ATGAAAGAAAGTGTTGAACTCCGAATGATTTTTCCGGTTGGGGTGGAAGAATTGTTCGACTCCTGGTTGGATGGACCCAGGCATACTGCCATGACCGGTTCTCCAGCTACGGCCAGTGATGAGCCCGGTTTCGAGTTTCGAGCCTGGGAAGATTATATCCGCGGTCGAAATTTGGAAATAGTACCCTATCGCAAAATTGTACAAAGCTGGCGAACCACCGATTTTTATCCGGAGGATGAAGATTCGCGGGTCGAATTGTACTTTAAATCGGTTGAAGGGGGCACTGAACTCCATTTACTCCATACCCATATTCCTGAAGGGCAAACCCAGTATCTGCAAGGTTGGCAAGAGTTTTACTTTAAACCTATGCAAGCCTATTTTTCGGAGCGCAAGAAATAA
- a CDS encoding DUF4287 domain-containing protein has product MDQALQSMIANMPEKTGKSLEEWKAILAQANLSKHGEMLKLLKSEHGVSHGFANTIVSLYRQDSEEEEDLVALQYQGKENLMPIYEAIMQFLPSLGADVKIAPKKGSVSIIRKRQFLLIKPATKSRIDLGFKFKDRETGSRLGASGPFGTMCTHRVIIESPEEIDDELKSWIKEAYSESI; this is encoded by the coding sequence ATGGATCAGGCTTTACAAAGTATGATTGCTAATATGCCAGAGAAAACTGGTAAGTCTTTAGAGGAGTGGAAGGCCATTCTCGCTCAGGCCAATTTGTCGAAACATGGCGAAATGCTCAAGCTTTTAAAATCGGAGCATGGTGTTAGTCATGGATTTGCCAATACTATTGTTAGCCTGTATCGTCAGGATTCTGAAGAGGAAGAAGATTTAGTGGCTCTGCAATATCAAGGGAAGGAAAACTTAATGCCTATTTATGAGGCCATTATGCAATTCCTTCCAAGCTTGGGAGCTGATGTGAAAATAGCTCCGAAGAAAGGTAGTGTAAGTATAATCCGCAAACGACAGTTCCTATTGATTAAGCCTGCGACCAAAAGCCGGATTGACCTGGGCTTTAAGTTTAAGGATCGGGAAACGGGCTCTAGATTAGGTGCCTCCGGACCTTTTGGTACCATGTGTACGCATCGGGTAATTATCGAGTCGCCCGAAGAAATAGATGATGAATTAAAAAGCTGGATTAAGGAAGCTTATTCCGAAAGCATTTAA
- a CDS encoding DsbA family protein, with amino-acid sequence MERPVVYYVFDVLCSWCYGFSETMHQFHEDHKDSIDFRIMSGGMVLGEREGAIGDLPDAVKEGFKRVEEMSGRPFSAAFYEMLDKGEAQLSSLPGALALATLRTYQPDNAMAFAKRMQEAFYQEGLPPAQAATYGHCAEDFGMNSEDFMKLMVDKERLELVQKEFEVVKQWGITGFPTVVYQDKDKAYLLARGYVSREQLDENLKKIQELV; translated from the coding sequence ATGGAAAGACCGGTAGTATATTATGTGTTTGATGTTCTTTGTTCATGGTGCTATGGATTTAGCGAAACCATGCATCAATTTCATGAAGATCATAAAGACAGTATCGACTTCCGCATTATGAGCGGCGGTATGGTATTAGGCGAACGTGAAGGAGCTATAGGTGATTTACCGGATGCCGTTAAGGAGGGTTTTAAGCGCGTGGAAGAAATGAGCGGTAGACCTTTTAGTGCTGCATTCTATGAAATGCTGGATAAAGGGGAAGCGCAATTGAGCTCTTTACCCGGTGCCCTGGCTTTGGCCACCCTGCGCACTTATCAGCCGGATAATGCCATGGCCTTTGCCAAGCGTATGCAAGAAGCCTTTTATCAAGAAGGTCTCCCTCCTGCTCAAGCTGCTACTTATGGCCACTGCGCCGAAGACTTTGGAATGAACAGCGAAGACTTTATGAAACTAATGGTCGACAAAGAACGACTGGAATTGGTTCAAAAAGAATTTGAGGTAGTAAAACAATGGGGCATCACCGGTTTCCCAACCGTAGTGTATCAAGATAAAGACAAAGCCTATTTATTAGCGCGTGGATATGTTTCGCGCGAGCAATTGGATGAAAACCTGAAAAAGATTCAGGAATTAGTTTAA
- the xseB gene encoding exodeoxyribonuclease VII small subunit has translation MSEAQELNYESAFEELQRIMSALQNEEISVDSLSEKVKRASELLKFCHDKLRDTEKEVGTVIKDLGL, from the coding sequence ATGAGTGAAGCTCAAGAACTCAATTACGAATCGGCCTTTGAAGAATTGCAAAGGATTATGTCGGCCTTGCAAAATGAGGAAATCTCCGTTGACAGCTTAAGCGAAAAGGTGAAGCGTGCCTCAGAGCTGCTTAAATTCTGTCATGATAAATTAAGAGACACTGAAAAAGAGGTCGGAACCGTAATCAAAGACCTCGGTCTTTAA
- the xseA gene encoding exodeoxyribonuclease VII large subunit encodes MSQPDSKVYTLLALSQSIRNLIQEKIGNRLFGLKAEIAQIKQAASGHWYLELVQERDGNRLASIQAVIWALDYEQILAKHGPEVSQLLKAGQELVMQVQVDYHPVYGLKLLIKDLDLSFMLGELEKRKRQTLERLKAEGLLDQQKKLSPKMVFQNIAVLSSAEAAAYQDFVQHLKENEFGYRLQTDLYPVPVQGSGAASQISARLKQIPYENYDLIVLIRGGGSKLDLDAFNDEELCRTVAEIPIPVHTGIGHESDWTVIDLTAQKAHKTPTALADYLLDKMAAFEGDLQQLAELLQHKCKDLIKLEDQILLSFREKLQLLPLSQIRRQRGEIHLSGGALVRLSAQGLRENERILERFQSQLKEQAPALIRRQREKLQDLNLRLSRDGEQQLLRIQKDLLNLSERLDLLRPERTLERGYSITRKGTKSLKTVEGLAEGDLLQTQLQDGQLESKIVKILKNE; translated from the coding sequence ATGTCACAGCCCGACTCTAAAGTTTATACTTTACTGGCACTCAGTCAGTCGATCCGAAACCTTATTCAAGAGAAAATCGGAAACCGGCTTTTTGGGCTCAAGGCCGAAATCGCCCAAATAAAGCAAGCCGCCAGCGGACATTGGTATTTAGAGCTGGTGCAAGAGCGCGATGGCAACCGTTTGGCTTCTATACAGGCGGTAATTTGGGCTTTAGACTATGAGCAAATCTTGGCCAAGCATGGTCCGGAGGTTAGCCAACTATTAAAGGCCGGCCAGGAATTGGTGATGCAGGTGCAGGTAGATTATCATCCTGTCTACGGCCTCAAACTTTTGATTAAGGATTTGGATCTCAGCTTTATGCTGGGGGAATTGGAAAAACGCAAACGCCAGACTCTGGAGCGATTGAAGGCTGAAGGCCTGCTCGACCAACAAAAAAAGCTGAGTCCTAAAATGGTTTTCCAAAATATTGCCGTGCTTAGTTCGGCCGAAGCGGCAGCCTATCAAGACTTTGTTCAGCATTTAAAGGAAAATGAATTTGGCTATCGCTTGCAAACTGACCTCTACCCGGTTCCGGTGCAAGGAAGCGGAGCCGCCAGCCAGATAAGCGCTCGCCTTAAACAGATTCCTTATGAGAATTATGATCTTATAGTGCTGATTCGTGGTGGTGGCTCAAAACTGGATTTAGATGCTTTTAATGATGAAGAACTCTGTAGAACAGTAGCCGAAATCCCGATTCCGGTGCATACGGGAATTGGCCATGAAAGCGACTGGACCGTTATTGACCTCACCGCCCAAAAAGCGCATAAAACCCCGACGGCCCTAGCGGATTATCTTTTGGATAAAATGGCGGCTTTTGAAGGGGATCTACAACAATTGGCCGAACTGCTGCAACATAAATGCAAGGACCTGATCAAATTAGAAGATCAAATCCTCCTCTCCTTTCGGGAGAAATTGCAACTCTTACCCTTGAGTCAAATTCGTCGACAAAGGGGTGAAATTCACTTAAGTGGTGGAGCGCTGGTTCGCCTAAGTGCGCAAGGTCTTCGTGAAAATGAAAGAATCCTGGAGCGATTTCAGAGTCAGCTAAAGGAGCAAGCTCCAGCCTTGATTCGCCGGCAACGGGAGAAATTGCAGGATCTTAATCTTCGTTTAAGTCGCGATGGAGAGCAGCAATTACTGCGCATTCAAAAAGATCTATTGAACCTTTCCGAACGCCTCGATCTCTTGAGACCGGAACGTACTTTAGAACGGGGATATTCCATCACCCGAAAGGGCACAAAAAGCCTAAAAACCGTGGAGGGCTTGGCAGAGGGTGATCTACTCCAAACCCAATTGCAGGATGGGCAATTGGAATCTAAAATTGTAAAAATTCTGAAAAATGAGTGA
- a CDS encoding SulP family inorganic anion transporter: MREFIAKQKANLQNDVFSGLTVALALVPEAVAFAFVAGVPPLVGLYAAFMIGLITSIFGGRPGMISGATGALAVVMVHLVAEGNAMGGEGSNAGLYYLFATVILMGLIQMLVGALKLGKFVRLIPHPVMMGFVNGLAIVIFKSQLEMFTHRIAGENVWLQGYELYLMIGLVVLTMAIMYFLPRLSKKVPAGLIAILAVSALVIFGGLDVATVGSFIRDGGGDGLKGGLPEFQSEIFTTIPFNWETLQFIFPYALVLAAIGLIESLMTLNLIDELTETRGSSNRECLAQGGANIVTGLFGGMGGCAMIGQSIINIKGGGRTRISGIVAALTLLAFILFASPLIELVPIAALVGVMFMVVIGTFAWSSFRILFKIPLSDAIVLIAVSALTVIFNLAVAVLAGIILSALVFSWENAKRIRARKHVEADGTKVYEIWGPLFFGSISAFKAKFDPAGDPDKVVLDFMESRVSDHSALEALFTLVEKYQSLGKEIKIRHLSTECQQLMIKASPKLEAVIEENIDDPRYHVMAQVMS; this comes from the coding sequence ATGCGCGAATTTATAGCCAAGCAGAAAGCCAATTTACAGAACGATGTTTTTAGCGGATTAACCGTTGCCCTGGCCCTGGTGCCCGAGGCAGTGGCCTTTGCCTTTGTGGCGGGAGTTCCCCCGCTGGTAGGACTTTATGCCGCTTTCATGATCGGATTAATCACCTCTATTTTTGGTGGTCGTCCCGGGATGATTTCCGGAGCTACCGGCGCTTTGGCAGTGGTAATGGTGCATCTGGTGGCTGAAGGAAATGCCATGGGTGGCGAAGGTTCCAATGCAGGATTGTACTACCTCTTTGCCACCGTCATTTTAATGGGCCTCATCCAAATGTTGGTGGGAGCTTTAAAGCTTGGCAAATTTGTGCGCCTAATTCCCCATCCGGTAATGATGGGTTTTGTAAACGGACTGGCCATTGTAATTTTCAAAAGTCAATTAGAGATGTTCACCCATCGAATAGCCGGCGAAAATGTTTGGTTGCAGGGTTATGAGCTGTATTTAATGATTGGCCTAGTGGTATTGACCATGGCGATCATGTATTTCCTGCCAAGATTAAGTAAAAAGGTACCCGCAGGCTTGATCGCAATTTTAGCGGTTTCGGCCTTGGTGATTTTCGGTGGTCTGGATGTAGCCACGGTAGGTAGTTTTATTCGCGATGGGGGTGGTGATGGTCTGAAAGGTGGCTTACCCGAATTCCAATCCGAAATTTTTACCACTATTCCCTTTAATTGGGAAACCTTGCAATTTATCTTTCCCTATGCCTTAGTTCTAGCGGCGATTGGATTGATTGAATCCTTAATGACCCTCAATTTGATCGACGAGCTAACCGAAACCCGCGGTAGTTCCAATCGGGAATGCTTAGCCCAGGGAGGTGCCAATATTGTAACTGGATTATTCGGTGGTATGGGAGGCTGTGCCATGATCGGTCAGTCTATTATCAATATCAAAGGCGGCGGAAGAACCCGCATTTCTGGCATCGTAGCGGCCTTAACCTTATTGGCCTTTATTCTTTTTGCCTCTCCACTGATAGAACTAGTTCCCATTGCTGCCTTGGTAGGAGTAATGTTTATGGTGGTGATCGGCACCTTCGCCTGGAGCAGCTTCAGAATATTATTTAAGATTCCACTGAGCGATGCGATTGTATTAATCGCAGTTTCGGCTTTAACGGTAATCTTCAATTTGGCGGTGGCCGTATTGGCCGGAATTATTTTAAGCGCTCTGGTTTTCTCCTGGGAGAATGCCAAACGAATTCGTGCTCGCAAGCATGTGGAAGCCGATGGCACCAAGGTGTATGAAATTTGGGGGCCTTTGTTTTTTGGAAGTATTAGCGCCTTTAAGGCGAAGTTCGATCCGGCTGGAGATCCCGATAAGGTGGTTTTGGACTTTATGGAATCTCGGGTATCAGATCACTCTGCCTTGGAAGCATTGTTTACCTTAGTAGAGAAGTACCAAAGTTTAGGTAAGGAAATAAAAATTCGTCACCTGAGTACCGAATGTCAGCAATTGATGATTAAAGCCTCTCCTAAATTGGAGGCGGTAATTGAAGAGAATATTGATGACCCTCGTTACCATGTGATGGCTCAGGTGATGTCGTAA
- a CDS encoding CvfB family protein: MELGKINQLKADRFAPQGLYLVDEEGNEVLLPNSRLPKKPELGTQLEAFVYRDSQERLIATLEQPTAQVGEIASLQVMDVAPFGYFLDWGLDKQVLLPKKEVRHELKVGDYVGVFLYVDTLSERITASARLERHFNHQIDHLNEQDGVQATILQKERLGYLLTFGDRFHGMIYDNEIFTPLKPGQKVKAYIRKLREDGKVDLILQPEGMDHVEPSAKAILEKLEAAGGFLPFHDKSDPQAIQAEFGMSKKTFKKAIGTLYRKELVVIEEGGVRRK, from the coding sequence ATGGAATTAGGAAAAATCAATCAATTAAAGGCCGACCGTTTTGCTCCTCAAGGCCTGTATTTAGTGGATGAGGAAGGCAATGAAGTGCTATTACCCAACAGTCGCTTGCCTAAAAAGCCAGAATTGGGAACCCAGCTGGAAGCCTTTGTGTACCGCGATTCTCAGGAACGACTTATCGCTACCTTGGAGCAACCCACCGCCCAGGTAGGGGAGATTGCCAGTTTGCAAGTAATGGATGTGGCTCCCTTTGGTTATTTCCTCGATTGGGGTTTAGACAAACAAGTATTACTCCCTAAAAAAGAAGTGCGCCACGAATTGAAGGTGGGCGACTATGTGGGTGTATTCCTATATGTAGATACCCTGAGTGAGCGTATTACCGCTTCCGCTCGATTGGAGCGCCATTTTAACCATCAGATCGATCACCTTAATGAGCAAGATGGGGTGCAAGCTACCATCTTACAGAAGGAACGACTGGGTTATTTGCTAACCTTTGGCGATCGTTTTCACGGGATGATCTATGATAATGAGATCTTTACGCCTCTTAAACCCGGCCAAAAAGTAAAGGCCTATATCCGCAAGTTGCGAGAAGATGGCAAGGTGGATCTGATCCTTCAACCCGAAGGCATGGATCATGTAGAGCCGAGCGCCAAGGCCATTCTTGAAAAATTAGAAGCTGCTGGTGGTTTCTTGCCCTTCCATGATAAATCGGACCCCCAAGCTATTCAAGCTGAATTTGGCATGAGTAAGAAGACCTTCAAAAAAGCAATTGGCACCCTGTATCGCAAGGAGCTGGTTGTGATTGAGGAAGGGGGAGTTCGGAGGAAGTAA
- a CDS encoding YpdA family putative bacillithiol disulfide reductase: MYDLIIVGGGPIGMACGIAAQEAGLKYLIIEKGYLVNSLYHYPHSMTFFSTADKLEIGGIPFISQNSKPTRSEALEYYRRVCMKHQLHIHLQERLIDVQSSEAGFSITTDKDAYQSQYLILATGFYDLVNPLNIPGEELPKVAHYYKDPHPYFGLRVAVVGAANSAVDAALELYRKGAKEVSMIIRESEISPRVKYWVRPDVINRIEEGSIKAYFEAELSAIHDDHIVFEHQGQSKEIANDAVLALTGYRPDFKMLENIGLEFSEEASHKPLYDEDTMESSVSNLFLAGVICGGLETNKWFIENSRVHADKIIGELKRRMKG; encoded by the coding sequence ATGTACGATCTGATTATTGTTGGCGGCGGCCCTATTGGCATGGCCTGCGGAATTGCGGCACAAGAGGCCGGATTAAAGTATCTGATTATTGAGAAAGGTTATTTGGTAAACAGCCTGTACCACTATCCTCATAGCATGACCTTCTTTTCCACCGCCGATAAACTGGAAATTGGTGGCATTCCCTTTATTTCTCAAAACAGCAAACCTACGCGCTCCGAAGCCTTGGAGTATTACCGTCGGGTTTGCATGAAGCATCAACTTCATATTCATCTGCAAGAGCGATTGATAGATGTGCAATCTTCCGAAGCAGGATTCAGTATTACAACGGATAAAGATGCTTACCAAAGTCAATATCTGATTTTAGCCACCGGTTTTTACGATTTGGTGAATCCCCTCAATATTCCAGGTGAGGAATTACCCAAGGTGGCGCATTACTATAAAGATCCACATCCCTACTTTGGTCTGCGGGTAGCGGTGGTGGGAGCCGCTAACTCCGCAGTAGATGCTGCTTTGGAGCTGTATCGCAAAGGTGCCAAGGAAGTGAGCATGATCATCCGCGAAAGTGAAATCTCACCCCGGGTTAAATATTGGGTGCGCCCAGATGTAATTAACCGCATTGAAGAAGGCTCCATCAAGGCTTATTTCGAAGCGGAATTAAGTGCGATTCACGATGACCATATTGTATTTGAGCATCAAGGTCAAAGCAAAGAGATTGCCAATGATGCGGTACTGGCGCTTACTGGCTATCGCCCCGACTTCAAAATGCTGGAAAATATTGGCTTGGAATTCTCGGAGGAAGCCAGTCATAAACCGCTGTACGATGAAGATACAATGGAAAGCTCTGTTTCGAATCTCTTCCTGGCGGGGGTTATCTGCGGGGGCTTAGAAACCAATAAATGGTTTATCGAAAACTCGAGGGTGCATGCGGATAAGATCATCGGGGAGTTGAAGAGACGCATGAAGGGCTAG
- a CDS encoding Tll0287-like domain-containing protein: MFKKSISLGIVLSTLMACQSGSPAPSESTAAEEHSATAEFMRINCESCHSPAANSSTRLAPPFFAIRKHYLKEYPAQADFQAAMQSFLIKPEEEHALMLGAVEKFGLMPPIYVEEEQLKAITEYLFSVEQPHPQHEGGGKGRGARVKELALSTKKVLGKNLMGALKEGGKEHALPFCNERALILTDSMSQHLHHKIRRVSDKARNPSNQADSLELSILAEYAALIAEGQEAGPILRETKFGSRGYFPITTNAMCLQCHGSLGKELDADFYPKIQNLYPQDKAIGYGAGELRGMWVVALDSL, translated from the coding sequence ATGTTTAAAAAGAGTATAAGTCTGGGAATTGTGCTCAGCACTTTGATGGCTTGTCAATCCGGAAGTCCAGCGCCCAGTGAAAGTACTGCTGCTGAAGAGCATAGTGCCACAGCCGAGTTTATGCGCATCAATTGTGAATCTTGTCATTCACCCGCGGCCAATTCAAGTACTCGCTTAGCACCACCCTTTTTTGCCATTCGCAAGCATTATTTGAAGGAGTATCCCGCCCAAGCGGATTTTCAAGCGGCCATGCAATCCTTTTTAATTAAGCCGGAAGAGGAACATGCCTTGATGTTGGGAGCGGTGGAGAAATTTGGCTTAATGCCTCCCATTTATGTGGAGGAGGAACAGCTTAAAGCCATCACCGAATATTTGTTCAGCGTAGAACAGCCGCATCCTCAGCATGAAGGTGGTGGAAAAGGCCGAGGCGCTCGGGTAAAGGAATTAGCCTTGAGCACCAAAAAGGTTTTGGGTAAAAACCTAATGGGAGCCCTAAAGGAAGGAGGGAAGGAGCATGCCTTGCCCTTTTGTAATGAAAGAGCTTTGATCCTCACGGATAGCATGTCGCAGCACTTGCATCATAAAATACGCCGAGTAAGTGATAAGGCCCGTAATCCATCAAACCAGGCGGATTCTTTAGAATTGAGCATCCTGGCAGAATATGCGGCACTAATCGCTGAAGGTCAGGAAGCAGGGCCAATACTTCGAGAAACAAAATTTGGCAGTCGCGGCTATTTCCCTATTACTACCAATGCCATGTGTTTGCAATGTCATGGAAGCTTGGGAAAGGAATTAGATGCTGATTTCTACCCTAAAATTCAAAATTTATATCCTCAGGATAAGGCGATTGGTTATGGAGCCGGCGAACTGCGAGGCATGTGGGTGGTAGCTTTGGATTCTTTGTAA
- a CDS encoding SLC13 family permease, which produces MNRRLLYLSSGPLAFLAVQGIPQLNGDQSLVLGTLAWMLSWWMSNLIPLGVTALLPMLIFPLGGILDAKTVGSLYGHPIIFLFLGGFALGLAIEKWHLHRRIALNILMISGAAPERILLGTMASTALLSMWISNTATTVMMLPIGVSLYKLLETKLGSGKAARNFGIALMLGIAYAANIGGMATLIGTPPNLVFASLSSSSLNREVAFADWLIFALPLSALLFFVVWFFLSKVLFPSKEIQLGGIKPMLKEELAKLGPMQAAEKRVAIVLASMAVLWIFRSQLNAISYLSQLSDTIIAIAGMVAFFLIPSSTAEKALLREHDLGKLPWNIILLFGGGLSLAKALEVTEVVQSLAQMVMASGWQSLFVISLIICAFAVFLTEVMSNVALVSVFIPVAFIIASQLGMDAWALSVPLTLGASCAFMFPVATPPNAIVYSSGFLKTQDMARAGLVFNLFSIAIITVYSYYVMPLILF; this is translated from the coding sequence ATGAACCGACGTCTCCTCTACCTTAGTTCAGGTCCCTTAGCCTTTTTGGCGGTACAGGGAATTCCGCAACTCAATGGCGACCAGTCCTTAGTATTGGGCACCCTGGCTTGGATGCTAAGCTGGTGGATGAGTAATTTAATTCCACTTGGGGTTACTGCCTTATTACCGATGTTGATCTTCCCTTTGGGTGGCATTTTAGATGCTAAAACCGTGGGCTCCCTATATGGGCATCCGATCATCTTCTTATTTCTGGGTGGTTTTGCTTTGGGTTTAGCGATCGAAAAATGGCATTTACATCGAAGAATAGCACTTAATATCCTGATGATTAGCGGCGCCGCCCCAGAGCGAATTCTTTTAGGGACCATGGCCTCTACCGCACTATTGAGCATGTGGATTTCCAATACCGCCACCACGGTAATGATGTTGCCCATCGGCGTAAGCCTCTATAAACTTCTGGAAACAAAACTGGGCTCTGGTAAAGCCGCGCGTAATTTTGGCATCGCTCTAATGTTGGGAATCGCCTACGCGGCCAATATCGGAGGAATGGCCACTCTAATTGGCACTCCACCCAATTTGGTATTCGCCAGTTTAAGCAGCAGTAGCCTCAATCGAGAAGTGGCTTTCGCCGATTGGTTAATTTTCGCCTTGCCCCTGAGTGCCCTGCTCTTTTTTGTGGTTTGGTTTTTCCTGAGCAAGGTATTGTTCCCTAGTAAGGAGATTCAACTCGGAGGCATTAAACCCATGCTGAAGGAAGAATTAGCCAAATTAGGCCCCATGCAGGCAGCCGAAAAAAGAGTGGCGATTGTATTAGCCTCCATGGCAGTACTGTGGATATTCCGTTCCCAACTAAATGCCATCTCTTATCTCAGTCAATTAAGTGATACTATTATTGCCATTGCCGGTATGGTTGCCTTTTTCCTTATCCCTTCTTCCACTGCCGAAAAAGCCCTTTTGCGCGAACATGATTTAGGAAAGCTACCCTGGAATATCATTCTTCTTTTTGGAGGTGGATTAAGCCTAGCTAAAGCCTTGGAAGTAACTGAGGTGGTGCAAAGTTTAGCCCAAATGGTAATGGCTAGTGGTTGGCAATCGCTATTCGTAATTAGCTTAATTATCTGTGCCTTTGCCGTTTTCCTCACCGAAGTAATGAGTAATGTAGCCCTGGTTTCGGTTTTCATCCCGGTGGCCTTTATAATCGCCTCTCAATTGGGAATGGATGCCTGGGCCTTAAGTGTACCACTCACTCTGGGTGCCAGCTGCGCTTTTATGTTCCCGGTAGCCACCCCACCTAATGCCATTGTGTACAGCAGTGGCTTTCTTAAAACTCAGGATATGGCTCGGGCCGGATTGGTCTTTAACCTTTTCAGCATTGCCATAATTACAGTGTATAGCTATTATGTGATGCCGCTAATACTCTTCTAA